One window of the Trifolium pratense cultivar HEN17-A07 linkage group LG2, ARS_RC_1.1, whole genome shotgun sequence genome contains the following:
- the LOC123908945 gene encoding pathogenesis-related protein PR-1-like, with product MKSHLLLCFFVFVITFTTKTLSTSPQSSSSSFSSSSSSQIYEQYLSQQKKPDNDTIYKVSKQLCWGCMAESIEFLFRHNLVRATKWELPLMWDFQLEQYARWWASQRKSDCKVEHSFPEDGFKLGENIYWGSGSDWTPTDAVKAWADEEKYYTYLTNSCVSGQMCGHYTQIVWKSTRRIGCARVVCDDGDVFMTCNYDPVGNYVGERPY from the coding sequence ATGAAATCCCATTTGCTCCTCTGCTTCTTTGTTTTTGTGATCACCTTCACCACCAAAACTCTCTCAACCAGTcctcaatcttcttcttcttctttttcttcttcttcttcttctcaaataTATGAGCAATATTTGAGCCAGCAGAAGAAACCAGACAATGACACCATATACAAGGTTTCAAAGCAGCTTTGTTGGGGATGCATGGCAGAGTCAATAGAGTTCTTATTCAGACACAACTTAGTAAGAGCAACCAAATGGGAACTTCCACTGATGTGGGATTTTCAGCTTGAACAATACGCAAGATGGTGGGCTAGTCAAAGAAAATCAGATTGCAAAGTGGAACATTCATTCCCTGAAGATGGTTTCAAGTTAGGAGAGAATATATATTGGGGTAGTGGCTCTGATTGGACACCAACTGATGCTGTTAAAGCTTGGGCTGATGAAGAGAAATATTACACTTATCTGACTAATTCATGTGTATCTGGACAAATGTGTGGACATTATACTCAGATTGTGTGGAAAAGTACTAGAAGAATTGGTTGTGCAAGAGTTGTGTGTGATGATGGTGATGTGTTCATGACTTGTAACTATGACCCTGTTGGGAATTATGTTGGAGAACGACCATATTAA